The Thermoproteales archaeon genome includes the window CGACGAAGGCTTCTCTCTTTCGCTCCAGCTATGTTTCCTAATCGCCTCGACAACAATTTCCATATATTCCTTAGGCAACATTTCATCCAGCAATAACTCGGCTATTTCAGCGCTTTTCTCTGCATGATTTTCTTTCGTCCTATACTTTGCTATCGCAATATCGTGCAGCCACGCCGCAATTTCTAAAAGAGCTAGTTCTTTAGAATCTAGGCCAAGCCTTTTACCGAGTTTTAAAGATAGCGCTACCACTCTTTTCGTGTGCAAGAAATCGTGAGAGAGAACTTTCGAATCCTTATAAACGTCCATGGCATATCTTTCGACTTTCTCTATGATACTTTGCAAATCCATAAAATCTACTGCGTGTTAGAAGTTTAAATTTTCTTCTCACCATCAACGTTAAGGGCAAATACTTTATAGATGAAACCAAGTATATCGCTGTATTCTTTAATTTTTATCCCTGGCGATGAACCAAGATGACCACTGGTAGTTTCGATTCTCAAGTAAACCGGCGCGCCAACCTCCTCTAGTTTAGCAGCAAACTTAAACGCGTGCCCTGGATGGACGCGATCATCGTGCAAACCTGTATATATCAAGACTGGCGGATAACGTTTAGCTCTACTAACGTTGTGGTAAGGCGAGTAATTTAGCAGATACTCTCTATCTTTAGGATCGTCAGGGTTACCATACTCGGTTGTCCAGAGCATGCCTAAATACAATTTATGGAAGCGTAGCATATCAGTAAGCGGATAGCCTATTAAAGCAGCATCTAAAAGCTCAGGTGATTGAGTTAAAACTGTAGCTACTAGAAGCCCGCCGTTGCTCGCCCCCCATGCGATCGTTTTAAATCCTTTGCCTTTAGCATACTTTAATACCGCCTTAAAATCCTCGAAAACTTTCCACTTATTCTCTTTCATACCGGCTTTATGCCATTCTTCGCCATATTCTCCTCCGCCACGCAGGTTAGAAACTATAAATATGCCCCCATCTTCTATAAACGGATACACGTATCCAATATACCTTGGCGTAACGGAAACTCCAAACCCACCGTAGCCATAAACGACCGCCAGGTTATTTTTTATCACACCTTGCTTTTCTACAACGAAAACGTGTATGGGAGTCCCATCAAACGATTCAATCCAATCTTCTTTAATTACAATATCATTATCAGCGCAATACTCAGCTAGAACCTTCAGCTTATCTTCCTTGAGCATGTATATTCTCGACGCTACTGTAAAGCTTTCGTAGCGGAAGAATAAGCTTCCATTAAATACTCGAAGATAGGTTATAGAGCCTTGTGGAGAAATTTTAATCTCTCGGAGAAATTCGCCGTTCGTGTCGAACACTTTAATAATATGTGAGGCATTGACGAGATAAGTTGCAAATATAGAATTGCTAGCTATGACTCCGTTTTCCAGAGGATACTCATCCTCCCCAACTACCTCGATAGTTTCCTTGCTCGATAAATCTATTTTCAGTATTCTCCCTTTTCCGCCTTTGTCATAGCATATTACAAAGATATTTTCATTATAGTAGCCTATAGGGAGCACCCTGCAATCTTTACCATCAAAGACAAGCTCCCATTTGAATGGATCGCTTCTCAAGCCAGTGAAAACTTTCCCGCTTAGCCATCCGTGCTCAACGAGGGCAAAAACCTTATCCTGAACATTCGATTCTATCAAAGTGATAAGGTTGTTTTGAGGCAGGTTTTTACCGAAAACCAAAATCTCCTCCTGGCTTTCAAA containing:
- a CDS encoding HD domain-containing protein; protein product: MDLQSIIEKVERYAMDVYKDSKVLSHDFLHTKRVVALSLKLGKRLGLDSKELALLEIAAWLHDIAIAKYRTKENHAEKSAEIAELLLDEMLPKEYMEIVVEAIRKHSWSEREKPSSPIGEILQDADRLDALGAVGIYRTIAYGVATGKKFYCEEDPFAKKREFDDVKYIIDHFYTKLLKIPEKLNTDVAREEAEKRIKIMKKFLEELRRELEQ
- a CDS encoding S9 family peptidase, with amino-acid sequence MSLLQDPYLWLENLKNENTLKFVKKHTEKLKSLLGDIPSKLEPRIVEFFGKPYVLSIKPTSMGLYFLVRGKNSYKIKLIGDSEQLSEIVDSRDIGEHVIITYLNASQDGKLLSFFYTIGGSDRGFLRTVKVPTLEVLDEIEGNVYNSVFVDEKSYLYVKSYRTEKPPDGVEPPTDRVFLRNFESQEEILVFGKNLPQNNLITLIESNVQDKVFALVEHGWLSGKVFTGLRSDPFKWELVFDGKDCRVLPIGYYNENIFVICYDKGGKGRILKIDLSSKETIEVVGEDEYPLENGVIASNSIFATYLVNASHIIKVFDTNGEFLREIKISPQGSITYLRVFNGSLFFRYESFTVASRIYMLKEDKLKVLAEYCADNDIVIKEDWIESFDGTPIHVFVVEKQGVIKNNLAVVYGYGGFGVSVTPRYIGYVYPFIEDGGIFIVSNLRGGGEYGEEWHKAGMKENKWKVFEDFKAVLKYAKGKGFKTIAWGASNGGLLVATVLTQSPELLDAALIGYPLTDMLRFHKLYLGMLWTTEYGNPDDPKDREYLLNYSPYHNVSRAKRYPPVLIYTGLHDDRVHPGHAFKFAAKLEEVGAPVYLRIETTSGHLGSSPGIKIKEYSDILGFIYKVFALNVDGEKKI